TTTGGCTCTTCGGTAGTTGCTCATCGGTGTTTGTTTGGTGGATGCGCTTCGCTTATCCACCCTACCTGCTGACCGGCGAGTAGTTGCAGCGGCGCTTATTCCTGAACCGTCGCCAGGGACAGCCGGTTGACTCCGGCCTTGTGGGCGGTGGCCAGCACCTTGGCCACGACGGCATAGGACACCGCCTGGTCGGCATGGACGATGTACAGGCCTTCCGGATTCTGCTGCACCGCTTCCCGGAGCTTGGCCTCCAACTGCGCCAGGTCGGCGATCTCGGTCTTGTCCAGCACGATGCGTCCCTGGGCGTCGATGCCGATCGGGGTGGACTTGTTGTCGTCCGAGGCGGCCACCGCCCCGGTCTTGGGCAGGTTGACGTTCATGCTCTGGGTCAGCAGCGGCGCCGTCACCAGGAACACGATCACCAGCACCAGCATGACGTCGACCAGCGGAGTGACGTTGATCTCGCTCATCACTTCGTCGTTGTCGCCCCCGGTTTTCATGGCCATGGCGGTCTCCTTCAGCGGTTGGCGGTTTCGGCGCTGACCAGGTGCAGGAAGTCTTCGGCGAAGATTTCCAGCGCCTGCTGCCGGCGGCGCGATTGCCGCATCAGAAAGTTGTAGGCCAGCACGGCGGGCACCGCGACGGCGATGCCGATGGCGGTGGCGATCAGCGCCTCGCCGATCGGGCCGGCCACCACTTCCAGGCTGGCCTTGCCGCTTTTGCTGATGTCCTGCAGGGCATGCATGATGCCCCAGACGGTCCCGAACAGCCCCACGAAAGGCGCCGTCGACCCGATGCTCGCCAGTACCGTGAGCCCCAGATCCGACAGGCGGGACTCGCGCTCCAGTTGCCGCTTGAGCTTCCGCTCCAGGGTCGCCACCAGATCCCCGCGGTGCTTCAGGCTGGGGGCGCCGTTCCCGTTGCCGCTGTCGAACACCTGGAAACCCGCCGTCGCCAGCCTGTGCAAGGGACAGATGCCGGCCTCCCCCATCCTCAGCCGCGCCTCATCGAGCGTGGCCGCACTCCAGAATTTCTCCTCGAACAGGCGGTTGCCTACGGCATGCCGCCAATATTGCCCCCCTTTCAGCAGGATGACGGTCCAGGTCAGGACGGAAAACGAGATCAGCACCCAAAGGGTGACGTTGATGATGAGGGTGGAAGTATCGGTGACCATGATTCCTGCCAGTGCTGTCAATGAGTCAGAGAGAATTCGAGCGGCACCACGACCCAGCTGGCCACGGCCTTGCCGCCCTTGGTCGCCGGGACGAAGCGCCAGCGGCGGACCGTTTCCATCGCGGACTCGTCGAGGATATCGTGGCCGCTGCCGGCTTGAAGTTCGACCTCCGCCGGAAGTCCCGTGGGCATGACGTGAACCTTCATCGTCACCTTCCCCTGCCAGCGCTGTTTCCTGGCGAATGCCGGGTATTCGGGCACAGGATTGTGCAGATAATTGGCGTTGAAATTCGCGGGAGTCGATGCGGGTACGGACGTACCGCTCCCGCTTGCCACGCCTTCGCCGCGCGCGGCCGACGAGGTTTCGGGAGGCGGCGAGGCCGGCTCGCTCCGTGGCGCGGCGTCCCCTAGCGTCCGCTCGGGCTGGACCGGGAGCGGCTTGGGCAGGGTTTTCGTCAACGGTTTGGGCTTGGCGACGGGCTTGGGTTTGGGCGGGGTGACCGGCTTGGGCGGCGCGGTCGGCGCCGGGGCAGGCTGGGCGGCAGGCTCCGCCGGCTTCGGCGCCGGGGCGATCATTTCCAGCGACACCTCGATGGGCTGCGACGGCCGAATCTCCGGTTCCAGCAGCTTCAACTGCCGGTAAGACCACCAGACGCCGAAATGCAGCAGGCACACGATCAGCAGAATCGCGCTGCCGGGGCGATACAGGGACTCAGCTCCGCTGCTCTTCGAGTCCGACTGGGCAAGGGGAACTGCGCCCATGGCTGCTAAAGCAAGACCCTCAATCAGAACTCCACATTCAGCGAGATGTACACCGACCTGCCGATGGCAGGGAGTCTGACCACGGCTTTCGCCTTATCGCTTTCGACGATGTCCACGCCGCCCAGCGGATGGTAGTAAAGCTTGTTCAGCAGATTGTCGGCGCCCACGTCCACCCGCAGGTGCTCGCGCTGGTAGCTGGTACGCAGGTTGAGCAGGACGTAGCCCGGCGTGGTCGGCTCCGCATAGCTCTGGGCCACTGCCGTCTTGCTGTCCACCAGGTTCACCGAAATCGCGCTGTCGACCACGGCCGAACCGGCGGGGATACTGTGCTCCAGCGACACGGTCGCGTTCAGCGGCATCATGTGATAGAGGTTGACTGAAGTCGGCGCCAGATAGCCGTTGACCGGCCAGAATTGCTGAGCGTTATTGCACAAGCTCGCCAGTGAGGTCCCCACGTAGGGGCAGCCCATCGTGCGCTGGCCGTCGTTGCCCACGCCACGCACGTAGGCCGCGACCACCTTGGCTGCGAAGCTGCCGGCCGTCGATTCCGGCAGGAAGGCGTAGCGGGCCGAAAAATCGCCTCCGTAAAGATCGGCATGGTCCAGGTTGACGAACTGCATGCCGTGGAAACCGTTGGCCTGCTGCGTGATCTGTTGGCCGTAGATGTAGTCGTTCACCCGCGTGTAATAAGGCGTCAGACTCACGTTCCAGATCTGCTGCTGTTCGTCGTGCCAGTTGGCGGTGAAAGTCGCCGTGTAGGCCGCCTCGGGATTGAGGTTCAGATTCCCCAAGTAGCCGTTGCCGTCGCCGAACCAGGTGATCATCGAGTTGGTGCCCCACCAGGCGTAGCGCTCGTACAGGTTTGGGGAGCGCTGCTTGCGCGATAGGCCCAGTTCGTAGCGGCTGTTGGCATCCGGCGTGAAGGCGGTCGTGGCGGTGGCGTCGAAGTTGTGGTCCACCCGCGAGCGGTTGGCGGCGTTGAAGGGCGTAGCCCAGATAGTGTAAGTGGGGTCGTCGCTGTAGCCCTGGACACGGCCTGTGTTCATCCACACCATGTCGTTGCGCACGCCGAGCTGGGTCAGCCATTCCTTGTTCCAGTTCGCCTCCCACTCGGCGAAAGTGCCGAGGCGGTCGCGCTGCCCGTTGTTGATGCTCAGGAAATCCTGCGGCTGAAAGACCGGCTTGCCGGGCCACCAGTCCTGCAGTCCCTGCTGGAAGTATTCGCTGCCGACCCGCACGGTATGGACGTCGTCCACCGGCAGATGCGCCCGCACCCGGTAGCCCAGGTCGGACCCGTCGGCCTTCATTGGCATGAAACCGCCGCGTTCCGGCAGCATGTCCATCAGATGCCAGGTGGAATGGTAGTAGACCCGCGCATCCAGCTTGCCCCAGTCAAACCCGTTCTCGTAGCTGAATCCGCCGAGCAGCCCGGTGTTTTCGGCCACGTCCATGCGCTGGTTCGGGAAACCCTGGTAGGGGATGTACTGACCGGTCACGTCCGCCGAGAAGAAGCCATTGTCGAGCTTGGTCGAGGCCCGCAGGTTCATGTTGGTGCTCAGGTACCGGGTCGGCAGCACCGTCGGACCGCCGTTGCCCGCCATGTAGTTGTTGCCCTTCGCCCAGGACCCGCCGTAGTCGAAAGCGAAGTCATCGCTGGAAATGGAGCCGCTGAAGTTGTTGCCGAAGGTGTCGCTGTTGCTGCGGAACATGCCGCCCAGTTTGCCGGTGTAGGCCATCTGCCCGGCCTTGGCGAAACCCGGCGCCGCCGGATCGACCGAGATGGTCCCGCCGATGGAGTCGCCGCCCTGGCTGACCGGCGTGACGCCGGCCATGATCGAGGCCTTGCCCACCGAAGCCGGCGACACATAAGACAGCGCCGGGTTCATGTGGTTGCTGCAGGCGGAGGTGATGTTCATGCCGTTGACCAGGATCTTGACCCGGTCGTCCGCCATGCCGTGGATCGCCGGCAGGCTGGAGACGCCGCCGCCGGTGTACAGGCTCACCCCCGGCACGTCCTTGAACATGCTGGCGGTGTCCATGGTCTGCGCCTTCTTTTCCTCCAGCTCTTCCTCGGGAAGATCCGTCGTTTCCGGAGAAATCTCGTCCTCTTCGCCGTAGACGGTGATCTTGTCGAGCTCCACGACGTCCTCCGCCGCCTCGACCAAACCGACCCGAAGAGCAGCGGAGCCGAACGCGAGCAGGAGCGGCGCCAGCACCCACGCATCGCGACGATGCCGGGAACGGCGAACGCCGGCTGCCGGCAAACCTGAACCTGAATGCGTATTCATGTATTTCCTGGACCTGATGACGAATCGGCTCCAATGCTTTACAAGTTCTGCGCCACCCATCCCCCAAGGCTCCCCGCGTCACCAGCGCTCGCCCGCGTACCGTCACCGATCCGCCGAGCACCCCGGTCTTCGGGACGACGAGGACGAAAGCAAATCAGCGGCTTGCGTTCCCGCCAGCCGTCGCCCCACCCTGCCGCTTGGCCTGGGCAAAACGGCGGGCGACGGCTTGCCTCGCCGCGGGCCCCGCGAAAGTGCGTGAAATAACACACGACACTGAGCCATCTCACACACTCCGCTTTCGAAAAACAGCACACCCTGACCCTAAGGGCAGCGAAGCTGAATTCGCTACGGTTTCGCCGGGGAGGGAGAGGCGGGGCGCGGGCTGGCCGACGGCACGGCCGGCATGTCGATCTTCGCCGCTGCCTTCAACGTATCGACGTGCTGCTGGAACTTTTTCACCTGCAAGCCCCGAACGATCTGGTCCTTCACCTGCTCGAACGCGGGAGGCTGTTTCTCCCGGAAATCCTCGCGCTCGACGACCTCCCAGCCGGCCGCGGTCTGCACCGGGACGGACGCCAATTCGCCGTTCTTCAGCCCGGCGAGCGCGGCGGAAACCGGAGCGGCGAGCCTGTCCTGCGTCTGCCAGCCCAGTTCCCCACCCTGCGCCTTGCTGGCGGTGTCGGTGGAAAGCTTCTTCGCCAGGTCCTCGAACTTCTCGCCTTTCTGCAGTCTGGCGATGGCATCCCTGGCCGCCGCCTCGCTGGCGAGAACGATGTGGCGTAGCCGGAACTCGGTTTTTCTCAACGGCGCCGATTTTTCCTCGTACGCCAGCCGGATCTCCTCGTCGGTCGGCGCCTGATGCTCGATGAAATACTCCGCGGCGGCCTGGGAAACCGCCATCCGCAGCGCATTGTCGACCTTCTCGGCGACGGCCGGATCGGCCAGCAGAGCCTGTTTCTCCGCCTCCTGCCGCAGCAACTCGCGCTGCACCAGCTCGTCCCGCATCTTGTCCGAGGCTCCCGGCGGCCCCGGCCGGTGCTGCTGGGGAATCGCACTGCGGGGAATCGGCCGGCCGTTCACCGTCGCCAGCGGATCGGCCGGTTTCACATCGAGCCGCGCGGAGGCTTGGGTTGTTCCCGGCGAGGTGCCGGAACCGCTGTTCGAGGCGTTATCCGCAGGGTTGCAACCCTGGAGAAAAACGGCACCGGCGCAGATCGCCGCGGTCAAAGTCGCTGTGTGTCGCATCATTCCTGATTCCTGAAAATACACCCGTTGAAAGGTAAGAATTATGAGCCGGCCAGGAAGCCAACCTGCCTCAGCCTTGTGGCGCCCCAGACCACTTCGGAATTTTGATCCTGGCCACCGCCGACGCCAGGTCCGCCGCCAGCGCCGAAATCAGGGCAAACAGCAAACCACCGAGAAACGTCCGCCAAAACGGATGCATCTCCTGGACTGGGTAAAGAAAATTCATGGCTCCTCCGGATTCTTGTTATATGCGGCCGCCGCCGCGGGTAAAAAACACGAGCGAAACGAGGCGCGGCAACATTCGCGCCAAGAAGAAAACCAACATAAAACCAGAGACATATTTGAAGACAAACTTTCAGATGCGTCGTGATTTCACGCATCCCGTGCGTGTCTTCACTCACCACCCCATTCCGGACGGGAGGTGCGGGTGGGCAGCTTGCCTTTGCGAAGCGCAATGGTGCATTGCAGACTCGGCAGGCGGATAAGTGCAATCACAGTGTACCCCGCATCATTGCTGCTCCCCTGCTCACTTCAGGCTGCTGTCCAAACCCGCTGGCCGTGGAAACTTGCAGGTTAGGGTGTCCGAGAAGGACGTTGGACGTTGGACGCCGAAACACAACCATACCCTGTAAAAAAAGGGCGCCGAAGCGCCCCATGAGAGGGTCTCCTGTCTCCGTTTACATGCACATGCCGTGGTCGCTGTGCCAGGTCTGCGGCGCCACGCACACATTGACCGTCACGCTCTGGCCGGCATGGCCGCCCTGGCCGTCGGTCACCAGCACCTGGAAAGTCACGCCGCCGGATGCCGCGGCGGTGGCCTGCCAGGTGATGAGGCCCTTGGCGTCGATGCTCATCCCGGCCGGCTGCCCTTCCAGGGCATAGCTCAGCGGCAGGCCTTTGTCGCTGGTAGCGGTGACTTGGTAGCTGAATGTCTCGCCGCTATTAAGCCCCTTAATCCCCGGTTGGGATGTGATGGCGATACCAACCGAATCCGGCACGCATTTACCATCCCAACCCGGATTTACCCACGATTGCCCCTGGGGACACCGGAAGACCAAACCGACGGTTTGTGTGGCGTAGCCACCCTTGCCATCGGTTACCCTGACGGCGTACGAAAAGAATGGCTGGCCGAAGTTCTGGGACGCGAAGTTGCTCATAGGCCAGTCGTAGCTCAACACTCCGTTCTGATCAATGGTCATCGTATCCGGCCCCCATGGGCGGGTGGCCAAGCTAAAGGTCAAAGGATCACCATCCGGATCAGTTGCCGTTACCTGGTAGCTGTATGCCTCGCCCATGACCGCCTCCGTCACGCCCGGCGTCGAGGTAATGACCGGGTCGTGGTTGACCGTGACCGGCACGTAGCTGGACGCCACGCCGCACTGACTGCCGGCGGGCGAGCCGATGCAGGAAGTCTCGATGCTGTGGCAGGTATCGCAGCCGATCTCAGTGCCGGCGGGCACTTTGATGACCTTGGACTTGAAGCCCGCTTTCTTCAGCTTCTTGGCGTTGAATCCGCGGAAGTCGAACACCCGATCCACCGGCGTCTTCGACAGCCGGGCGCCCTTGTGGTCATTGCCGTGGCAGGCCGCACACTGGTCTTCGCCGTTCGCACCGGGCTGCTTGGCGTAGTTGTTGTGCCAGCCGCCGTAGGTGGTGCCGTCGGCGTTGGCGCTGTCGCCTTCGGTCGACTTCCACCAGTAGGGATCGCTGATCGGGTGCAGGTTGTGCGGGCCGCCCAGGATGCCGGGTTTGGCGTCGCCGCTGTACTGGCCGCCGTCGAGGTCGGCCTCGAGCCTGAACGAATCCGCGGTATGGCAGACGTTGCATTCCAGGATATTGCCAGTGTGGCCCTGCAACTGCATCGCCGTGACGTTGTCGTTGGCCTTGGGGTCGCGGTTGGGCCAGTTTTCGTGGGCGCCGCCGTGGCAGGCCGCGCAAGGCACGTTGCCGTGGGTGTCCTTGCTGTTGCGGTATAGGGGTAGCGAAATGTTTAGCCAGTAGTCGGTGGCGGCAAACTGA
This portion of the Methylococcus mesophilus genome encodes:
- a CDS encoding ExbD/TolR family protein yields the protein MAMKTGGDNDEVMSEINVTPLVDVMLVLVIVFLVTAPLLTQSMNVNLPKTGAVAASDDNKSTPIGIDAQGRIVLDKTEIADLAQLEAKLREAVQQNPEGLYIVHADQAVSYAVVAKVLATAHKAGVNRLSLATVQE
- a CDS encoding MotA/TolQ/ExbB proton channel family protein; amino-acid sequence: MVTDTSTLIINVTLWVLISFSVLTWTVILLKGGQYWRHAVGNRLFEEKFWSAATLDEARLRMGEAGICPLHRLATAGFQVFDSGNGNGAPSLKHRGDLVATLERKLKRQLERESRLSDLGLTVLASIGSTAPFVGLFGTVWGIMHALQDISKSGKASLEVVAGPIGEALIATAIGIAVAVPAVLAYNFLMRQSRRRQQALEIFAEDFLHLVSAETANR
- a CDS encoding energy transducer TonB produces the protein MGAVPLAQSDSKSSGAESLYRPGSAILLIVCLLHFGVWWSYRQLKLLEPEIRPSQPIEVSLEMIAPAPKPAEPAAQPAPAPTAPPKPVTPPKPKPVAKPKPLTKTLPKPLPVQPERTLGDAAPRSEPASPPPETSSAARGEGVASGSGTSVPASTPANFNANYLHNPVPEYPAFARKQRWQGKVTMKVHVMPTGLPAEVELQAGSGHDILDESAMETVRRWRFVPATKGGKAVASWVVVPLEFSLTH
- a CDS encoding TonB-dependent receptor; translated protein: MNTHSGSGLPAAGVRRSRHRRDAWVLAPLLLAFGSAALRVGLVEAAEDVVELDKITVYGEEDEISPETTDLPEEELEEKKAQTMDTASMFKDVPGVSLYTGGGVSSLPAIHGMADDRVKILVNGMNITSACSNHMNPALSYVSPASVGKASIMAGVTPVSQGGDSIGGTISVDPAAPGFAKAGQMAYTGKLGGMFRSNSDTFGNNFSGSISSDDFAFDYGGSWAKGNNYMAGNGGPTVLPTRYLSTNMNLRASTKLDNGFFSADVTGQYIPYQGFPNQRMDVAENTGLLGGFSYENGFDWGKLDARVYYHSTWHLMDMLPERGGFMPMKADGSDLGYRVRAHLPVDDVHTVRVGSEYFQQGLQDWWPGKPVFQPQDFLSINNGQRDRLGTFAEWEANWNKEWLTQLGVRNDMVWMNTGRVQGYSDDPTYTIWATPFNAANRSRVDHNFDATATTAFTPDANSRYELGLSRKQRSPNLYERYAWWGTNSMITWFGDGNGYLGNLNLNPEAAYTATFTANWHDEQQQIWNVSLTPYYTRVNDYIYGQQITQQANGFHGMQFVNLDHADLYGGDFSARYAFLPESTAGSFAAKVVAAYVRGVGNDGQRTMGCPYVGTSLASLCNNAQQFWPVNGYLAPTSVNLYHMMPLNATVSLEHSIPAGSAVVDSAISVNLVDSKTAVAQSYAEPTTPGYVLLNLRTSYQREHLRVDVGADNLLNKLYYHPLGGVDIVESDKAKAVVRLPAIGRSVYISLNVEF
- a CDS encoding peptidylprolyl isomerase, whose product is MMRHTATLTAAICAGAVFLQGCNPADNASNSGSGTSPGTTQASARLDVKPADPLATVNGRPIPRSAIPQQHRPGPPGASDKMRDELVQRELLRQEAEKQALLADPAVAEKVDNALRMAVSQAAAEYFIEHQAPTDEEIRLAYEEKSAPLRKTEFRLRHIVLASEAAARDAIARLQKGEKFEDLAKKLSTDTASKAQGGELGWQTQDRLAAPVSAALAGLKNGELASVPVQTAAGWEVVEREDFREKQPPAFEQVKDQIVRGLQVKKFQQHVDTLKAAAKIDMPAVPSASPRPASPSPAKP